The Phaseolus vulgaris cultivar G19833 chromosome 5, P. vulgaris v2.0, whole genome shotgun sequence genomic interval AAAAGGTCACGGAGTTATCACTTGCATGGCTGCTGGAAATGATGTCATTGTGATTGGAACCAGCAGAGGATGGGTCATCAGGCATGATTTTGGGCTTGGCAATTCATCTGGTGAAGTTTCAATTTTGAGCTTTCTATTCCTTGGATAcccatttttattaatttttatatagttGAAATGAATTGGTATTTGACATCCCATTGAAATGGGTGTTTCAAATTCAGTAACCTTTACATTTTGAATGTCAAATTTGAgggtttaattttaatttgtgaaTCAACATAGATATAGAATAGGGATCACTCTTTGAATGATTTGTTTTAGCGTTCTTGATAGTGGCCACTGGCGAGTACTTGAGCTTATACTGGAATTTGGAGTTGTATATTGTTCTTTAATATCCTGCTTCTTGAGTAGGATTGATGAGTGTCTGATATATTGCTGTCTGTTTGGAGTGTAGAGATTGATCTCACTGTGGGTCGTCCTGGGGACCAGTCAATCCACAGGGTTTTTGTTGATCCTGGAGGGAGTCACTGTATTGCCACTGTTGTTGGTCCTGGAGGAGCTGAAACTTTCTATACTCATGCCAAATGGAACAAGCCACGAATTTTGACAAAGCTGAAAGGTCTTGTTGTAAATGCTGTTGCATGGAACAAGCAACAGATAACTGAAGGTAGTTAATTGGTCACTTATTTGACTTATGCCCATTGCTTGTAGATTTATTTACTACAAAGACTTTCAGATATTCATTTGTGCTTGAGGTTTTGATTAAACTTTTTAAACACAGTTTCCACGAAGGAAGTTATTCTTGCTACAGAAAATGGTCAACTTCATGAGCTGTATGTGGATGAGAAGGATAAGAAAGAGAAGTATATCAAGTTTCTCTTTGAGTTAAAAGAACAACCTGAAGCTTTTATGGGCTTACAGGTATGTCTTTTTCCTGTTTACTGTTATAGGTTCCTTTTTCAAGATATTATATATGGTTTCATCTCATCTTTATGAACTTTAGAGTCTGTTTTTTCCCCCCAAATGTGGCTAAGGCATTCAGTTTATGTTCTGGTTCTTGTCCTTTTTTATCAGATGGAAACAGCTAGCATAATTAATGGGACTAGATATTATGTGATGGCAGTTACTCCTACTCGTCTTTACTCTTACACTGGCTTTGGGTCACTGGAAGTAAGTCAAATACTAtaaatttccatttttttttatttacctgAGTAATCTATCCTATGAAGTACGGATACTTCAATTTGCTTCATGTATCCCTGTCTGGCACGTAGCCGATATTGATACTTTATGATACTTCActaatatttattgataaagtATCTAAACCTATGAAATACTAATAACTTTATCTGTTCACGTATCTGATATTGATACTTTTGTATACTTTACCAATATATATGGGTGAAGTGTCCAAGCTTTCAAAGCATTTATGTTCAATACAACTACAACAAACAGATAAGAAGCATGTGTaatatagaaatataaaaatatggtcTCTTCATAAACCAAAGAGGGAAATTGTTCTCTTTATGAATTGTTTTAAAAAGTAGTGAGATTGATTGTGTTATTTCTATATCTAAATAACAGAAAGTAATTTATGATGACAATGATTTTTCATCTTGGGCTATCCTTTTTCATTATACCCTCCATTATATTTCAAAGTTCAATTTTACTGATTGTTATACAAATGTAGGCTGTTTTTTTAGGTTATTTAGATCGTACTGTGCATTTTATGGAACTTCCTGGTGACATACCAAACAGGCAAGTGGtctctctctccctctttcTCTAAAAACATAATACTATTGTTATATCATGGGAGCATTCAACATAAAATTTAAGTGGTCTAAATGAAGAAAATTACTTTACTTTTACATAGTTTCATATGTCTTGTTTGTATATGATATATCATTTCTAAGACTTCTTCTATTTATTATCTTCCAGTGAGTTGCATTTTTTCATTAAGCAACGGAGAGCTGTACATTTTGCATGGCTTTCTGGAGCTGGTATTTACCATGGTGGCTTAAATTTTGGAGGACAACAGAGGTAGTATAGAATGACTTGATTTTGTTGTCAGTTTCATCTTTAATCAATATTGATTTTGAACATGTTCACTATGTGGGTCATGATTCTGCAAACCTCATTTCAGAACATGCTACTGGTGCTTCATGAAAGGTTGTTATTGCAAATCGTTACATCTTGTTCTTTTAGGAACTTGTTCACCTTTCTCTCACTTTTTGATAGCTCTTCCAGTGGAAATGAAAATTTTGTTGAGAACAAGGCTCTTTTGGACTACTCCAAATTGTCTGAAGGAGCTGAAGTAGTTAAACCAAGTTCAATGGCGTTGTCTGAATTCCATTTCTTATTGCTTCTAGGGAATAAGGTTAAGGTGTGTATGCACTTTCGTATCATGGTTTTGTTTACATCAAAGTTCCCATGCCCTCAATTCCAATTTAAAGAGTTTTATACATGCTTGCTAAATTATTTGAACATTTGTAGGTTGTAAACAGAATTAGTGAGAACATCATTGAGGAACTTCAATTTGATCAAACTTCCGATTCAGCATCAAAGGGTATTATAGGATTGTGTAGTGATGCTACAGCTGGTTTGTTTTATGCATACGATCAAAACTCCATTTTTCAGGTTTGTGTTCTCTGAATACTGTAGCCTTCTGAATTTTGGATCTAACTGCCTTGGTTGTAATTGCTGCTGTATTTGATAATTTAGTAGGTGTCAATCAATGATGAAGGCCGAGATATGTGGAAAGTATATCTTGACATGAACGAATATACTGCTGCTTTAGCCAATTGCCGTGACCCTTTTCAAAGAGACCAAGTATATCTAGTGCAGGTACTGTTCACTTACTTTTATTGTGCTGCCCAAGAAATAGTTTGTCTGAATTCATTATAAATTTTTGCCACAGGATAGTTTGGAGTTTGATTGCAATAATTTGTGGTGCAGGCTGAAGCTGCGTTTTCTTCTAGAGATTATTTTAGAGCTGCATCTTTCTATGCCAAAGTAAATCCCTTTTGAGTTCATTATTTTGCTATATTTAGTTTGTTATATTAATGCGGGAGCTTCCTTTGCTTTCATGACCCTTTGATTACTTAAAAATAATGGTGCTGCCCTTTGATATATTCTCGTACCTATATACTTTCAAGGCTACCAAAAAGTTTCCAAGTCATCACATATATATCGTTTTACACCTTTTCCCAATGAATTGTATTCATCAAACACGGAGATCCACATGTAATAGTTTAAAACTGTTGTgacctttatttttattttttatttaagaagcATCATTCCCTAAAGATAGCCCTCTGAATATTTTATGAGCTCTGTTCATAAATTAAGTTTGGAGGTGTAGAATTTTTTGGCAGCATCATCTTTCCATACAGTGCTCTATTATGATATTTTGGTTATAATTGTGATTTTTTTGTACCAAAGCAATGTGCCTATTCATGCTTTCGTAGTAACACCTGGGACTTTGTTTTGATAATCCGAAAGAAAAAAGAGATCTGACAGGACTATTATTTGCAgatcaattatattttatcatttgaagAGGTCACTTTGAAGTTCATTAGTGCAGGTGAACAGGTACTAAACATGTTGCTGGCCTTTAAATATGAATTATGCTGTGGCTGCATTCTTCTTCAATGTGTGTATTTTTAGAAAAGTTTACTTTGTAATTTTGTCTTTCAGTAAGAAAGtcttttttattatactattatTTCATTCAGCCTGCTTCTAATACATGAGTGTATTAAGTTtaataaattgtaattttatgtTGCGTAATTGTATTTTCTTATATGCATTTAATCTCTACAGTTACTGCTTTCCTATGTGGTCATATGCAAACTGGTTTGAATTGGTTTAtcatgaatttaatttttaaattctcGGATTTGAAGTTTGACTCATGCTTGTACAAATTCACTGGTTTCTTTGTTTAATGTAGGATGCTTTGAGAACTTTCTTATTGCGGAAGCTTGATAATTTGGAAAAGAGTGACAAATGCCAAATAACAATGATATCCACTTGGGCAACTGAATTGTACTTGGACAAGGTTCTACATTCTTGACATTTGGAAGGATGATTCCTTTATTGCATTTTCTATGAACAATGGCATAACAAAACCTGATAGGGTATCCAAATTTAAACTAGAATGAGACTTAATTCTGTATAATATGTCCTGAAATTCCATCTGTTTTCCACAAACTCCTTATTGTTTCACTTACTTGTACATGAGGCATGAAGAATGAGtgataggaaaaagaaacaatTCCCATTGTTGTGAATGCAAATTGAATTTGAAAGTATCAGAGCTGAATTACGGAAATTGAGAGATTTATGCTAAAGgtttttttgttgaaaaaatGGCTAGAGCTGGCTGTGAAGCAATTTTTGATACTCTACTATGGCTTTAGGCAATTCCCATTGTTGTGAATGCAAATTGAATTTGAAAGTATCAGAGCTGAATTACGGAAATTGAGAGATTTATGCTAAAGgtttttttgttgaaaaaatGGCTAGAGCTGGCTGTGAAGCAATTTTTGATACTCTACTATGGCTTTAGGCAATTCCCATTGTTGTGAATGCAAATTGAATTTGAAAGTATCAGAGCTGAATTACGGAAATTGAGAGATTTATGCTAAAGgtttttttgttgaaaaaatGGCTAGAGCTGGCTGTGAAGCAATTTTTGATACTCTACTATGGCTTTAGGCAATTAAGTTACTCCTTCAGTTGTATTCTTTAATCTTTATCTTGTGAGTTTATAGATATTTTTTGCATGCAAATTAATTTGGGTTCCATATCATTTGATCTTATAGATAAACCGACTGCTCTTGGAAGATGACTCTGCATCAGAGAATAGCAATTTAGAGTACCAATCAATTATTAAAGAGTTCCGCGCTTTTCTCAGTGACAGCAAGGATGTATTGGATGAAACAACTACAATGAAACTTTTAGAAAGGTATTATTTGATACTTGATATGCCCGCTGAATGTTTTTGGCTGGACATTAATTCTTGCTACATAtctgttttcttcaattttatttataaagttctggtagtttatatatttaaaattctcTCAACTACAAGTTATTTCATTTAGGATTTAATTCAACAAAAAGATGCAGGAAAGAAAAAGGATGTTTTTTTAAAGGCGTGGGAGCATTCAGTTCCATGTTTGTTTGatttaattagtttataattttcagagttttttaaaatttagttatcataaataattattcaagATAAACTATTCAATTTCTAAAATGTGGACACCCTTTGTCTCTACGAGAGATTGAAGATAACaaggttttttttaatgtatgaCAAGACTTCAGTATTAATATATGAAGACATTTTGGGGTTAGAACACAGTGTGGTATATGGTGGTACAGTCCCCCCACTATTttgtatcttttattttatttttaatgctaTTTTGGGTATGTTATAGATGATTGATATAACTTGGGAACCAACTTAATTGGGATTGCAAGTTATACAGTGATGCCTTTGCATATCTTAGTTTGAAAATAAAGGGTATTAATATATGAATTATTAGCTATTTTGGTTCAGTGATGATAACTGGTGACTCCATCCTTCTGGCATTCTCCCTTGGATCTGGTATTGCAGCTTTTCAATTGTCAATTCATCATATAATACCCCATACTACTCAATGTGAGACTTATGCACCCCATAATGTCCAAGTCACCATTATAGCTCTGCTCCTAAGAGTTTATGTCCTAGCGGGGCTGCACTCTACAACATTTTACTTACGTGAAAACTTTGTAACCAATTAATCTAAACACTCGAGGAACTCTTCCTTAAATGTTAGCTTTTCAGGTGGAAAACCAAATCACTTAAGTACTCCACTGAGCATCCTATTACCACTCGATGTGGAGCTTAAACACCCCATGATACCCAAATCCCTATCACAATAACATAATCTTTTATTGTTTATCATATCAATCCGAATATAAGTCTCCAATTTATTTAGTGGTTTATTTCCTTGTCATTTATAACATTGACCAAagttagttatatattataataattatacaaCCATTAATCTTATATAATTTTGCTTTTGCAATTTTCTACAGTTATGGAAGGGTTGAAGAATTGGTATATTTTGCGAGCTTAGAAGGACAGTATGAGATTGTAGTTCACCATTACATTCAGGTGCCCTAATTCCAAATATGTTTCCTGTCATTACTAAAGATCTCCATTTTCCAGAATCCAGATCTCTATTGCTTTATAGAAGTATACAATCTCATTGATTATATTtccttttatttgttcttactttctgcttttgtttctttttccaGCAAGGAGAATCAAAGAAAGCATTGGAAGTGCTTCAGAAACCTGCTGTGCCTATAGATCTGCAGGTATGGTTCACCTTTTAGGATATGGGGTGTGAAAATCTATTTGTCTCTATTTTGTCCCATTCTTCCCGGGCTATTTCAGCTATTACTTTTAATTGGAACTGTAGCCTCTCAATTTCTTTTCAGAAATATAACAAATTATGAACAATATTGACTGTCCTATGCAGTATAAATTTGCTCCAGACCTTATTGCCCTTGATGCATATGAAACTGTGGAATCATGGATGGCTACAAAGAATCTGAACCCAAGGAAACTGATTCCTGCAATGATGCGCTATTCAAGCGAACCGCATGCAAAGTACTGCATATTTGTGTTTGCATTTTTATTCAGTTAAATGTTTCAGTCATAACATGTtcatcaatttattttttctttgtgttCTGTGTCTTTCTTCTGACAGATTTCCtaaatttattgatattaattttggaattttaagttcgtttatataaactatttttacatGCAGGAATGAGACACATGAAGTCATTAAATATCTTGAATACTGTGTTCATCGATTACATAATGAAGACCCTGGAGTTCATAACCTGCTACTTTCTTTGTATGCAAAACAGGTTGGGTGACTTGCTTTTACATCCATGATCCGTGTACTTCTGATGTGTTTCAGATTCCTATTGTATTTTTATATcatctatatttatatatagatGAACATATATGTGTGTGCAAATGAACAAATGGATGCTACAATCATCCATGACTGTGCAATTTTCATAAGGAGTTGGTAGTCTCTGCATAGTTTATGCTATGCACCTTACACCTTTAAActatttaacattaatttacGTGGGTTTTCACTTCTCATGTACGTAAACAAAACCTACTCTTTACTGTGTGATGCCAATGCCATTCATTAAACTGAAATGAAAGTTCATAGTGctatttaatcatattttattcGTACTGCAATTTAAGCCCATTAAAATCTCCTAAAGATCAAATCAAATTGCTTGTTTTTCCATTAAGATAAGACGATTGCAATCATATTCTTTATTGTATGTTCATTAACACTCACAGGACATGATTGGGATTGCAATTGTAAATATAAGTTGATCAAGATCCTTCACGGAAATATTTAATGGAAATTCTAATATGTGCCTTTTtctgtataaaaatataacttgGAATTAATCAATTGAGGATTGACAGAGTCTTAAACATATCTCATCTCTTGCAGCTGATACATGGAAAGAGTGGTTTATCTTGATAAGATTTAAAGGAATTTACAACTTCTTGGATCTATCTAGTGTTGACAATTGTGccaatttatgtatttgtttttttttttgtctactCAGGAAGATGATAGTTCACTTCTACGTTTCCTACAATGCAAATTTGGGAAAGGACCGGAAAATGGTCCTGAGTTCTTCTATGATCCTAAGTATGCCTTGCGTCTTTGCCTAAAGGAGAAACGAATGCGTGCATGTGTTCATATATATAGCATGATGTCTATGCATGAAGAAGCCGTTGCTCTTGCCCTGCAGGTGAGACTAATATGATGATATGGAGTGTTAACGCACTCCTTCTAATATACTCTCTATTATtggttataaattataatttgttaaaaattataaaatcacgACAAGAATCATTAGTGGGAAGTGGAACCcacaaaaaaatgtgttttccaATAAACTTAAGTCAGTAGTAGAGAATGTACTTAAAAAAGTGTGTTTGAGAGTTTGTTGTTAGAATTTGTCATATAATGATTGTTAAGTTTCAACTTCACCATTGCTTTAATACAAAAATGGTGCAGCTTAATTATAAATATCTGCCTGACTGCATTGCAAATGTTCTTCATTGGTGATATTTTCACTTGTAGTTATATCTTTTGGGGATTCTGCAAGAGCTACCAATTGTAACAGATGTTTTATTCTTTATGCATTATAAATCTTGATATAAGGAATAATTCACTTATGAAGTGCCTTCCAGTGGGGGGGGTTTCTTCTTTTATTGCCCTTCTCCATTTGGCTGGAATAAGTTAGCGGTCTTCAAGAATATATAGTTCTCTCAGAGCCAGGTTTTGTAAAAGTAGTTCAACATATCCCGTTAgaagttttttaaattttcaatttttttacatcctagcaaaaaataagaaaaagccTTTGAATATTTTGAAGACATTTTACTTATTCAGTTTTCAGAAGTCATTCTTTTGTGCTAACTGACTTTCCTATACCAGGTTGATTCAGAGCTTGCTATGGCTGAAGCTGACAAGGTTGAAGATGATGAAGATTTGAGAAAGAAACTCTGGCTTATGATTGCTAAGCATGTTGTTGAACAAGAAAAAGGAACTAAGAGGGAAAACATTAGGAAGGCGATTGCATTTCTTAAAGAAACTGATGGCCTGCTAAAGATTGAGGACATATTACCATTCTTTCCAGATTTTGCCCTGATTGATGACTTCAAGGTACAGTTATTTTTGTTCTGATTTTGTCATCTTGATTGACAATTTTCAAATATGATCAATTTATCTAGTGATACATACTAGCTaagtttctttattttatttttattctctgTTGACATTTGCATGTAATATAGtagcttcttttgtgaaaattaaCTAAAGAATGTGATATGTGAGCTACATGTCTTAGATAATTGCAATTGGTTTTCTTAAACTTCCGTTGGTGAATTTATCTAAATCATGCAGGAGGCTATATGCTCATCATTGGAGGATTACAATAAGCAAATTGAACAGCTGAAAGAAGAGATGAATGATGCAACCCGCGGTGCTGACAACATCAGAAATGATATCAGTGCACTTGCTCAAAGATGCACTATTATTGATCGAGATGGGGAATGCGGGGTATTGCTCTTCCTGATACATTCAGATCAATCTGCTTTTGTTTTTTCAGATTCAGTTTGCTAAACTAATTTCCTaagttgaaataattttattgtgaCTCCCTATAGGTTTGTCGGCGAAAAATTCTAACTGTAGGGAGGGAGTTCGGCATGGGTCGAGGTTATACATTAGTAGGACAAATGGCTCCCTTTTATATCTTTCCGTGTGGACATGCCTTCCACGCACAGTGCCTGATTGCCCATGTGACTCGTTGTACAGTTGATTCCCAGGTAAATACAATACCTTCATCTCATAACTGTCATCTCATTGCGACTACACATTATGTTATGGTACCTGAAAGTTTGTTGTTTTATATTAGTCGGAACCTGATGTGAATGTGAAAAGCGATATAACAAAGTTGGAAGGACACAGTGATCTGATCTTTAACtgtttaacattaaaaaatggATAGTTTTGAGATGGGATATCCAAAACTCCGTCATTGTTTCACAAGTTAATTAAAATGGCGGAAATACACTGTAATGGAGCAGACAAATGCTTTTTGGTTTGGACCCT includes:
- the LOC137835490 gene encoding vacuolar sorting protein 18 isoform X1; the encoded protein is MDQGRQVFTVDLLERYAAKGHGVITCMAAGNDVIVIGTSRGWVIRHDFGLGNSSEIDLTVGRPGDQSIHRVFVDPGGSHCIATVVGPGGAETFYTHAKWNKPRILTKLKGLVVNAVAWNKQQITEVSTKEVILATENGQLHELYVDEKDKKEKYIKFLFELKEQPEAFMGLQMETASIINGTRYYVMAVTPTRLYSYTGFGSLEAVFLGYLDRTVHFMELPGDIPNSELHFFIKQRRAVHFAWLSGAGIYHGGLNFGGQQSSSSGNENFVENKALLDYSKLSEGAEVVKPSSMALSEFHFLLLLGNKVKVVNRISENIIEELQFDQTSDSASKGIIGLCSDATAGLFYAYDQNSIFQVSINDEGRDMWKVYLDMNEYTAALANCRDPFQRDQVYLVQAEAAFSSRDYFRAASFYAKINYILSFEEVTLKFISAGEQDALRTFLLRKLDNLEKSDKCQITMISTWATELYLDKINRLLLEDDSASENSNLEYQSIIKEFRAFLSDSKDVLDETTTMKLLESYGRVEELVYFASLEGQYEIVVHHYIQQGESKKALEVLQKPAVPIDLQYKFAPDLIALDAYETVESWMATKNLNPRKLIPAMMRYSSEPHAKNETHEVIKYLEYCVHRLHNEDPGVHNLLLSLYAKQEDDSSLLRFLQCKFGKGPENGPEFFYDPKYALRLCLKEKRMRACVHIYSMMSMHEEAVALALQVDSELAMAEADKVEDDEDLRKKLWLMIAKHVVEQEKGTKRENIRKAIAFLKETDGLLKIEDILPFFPDFALIDDFKEAICSSLEDYNKQIEQLKEEMNDATRGADNIRNDISALAQRCTIIDRDGECGVCRRKILTVGREFGMGRGYTLVGQMAPFYIFPCGHAFHAQCLIAHVTRCTVDSQAEYILDLQKQLTLMGSETKRESNGTLSAEESIPSMSTVDKLRSQLDDAIASECPFCGDLMIREISLPFIHPEEERHLLLSWEIKPSAGNQNQRNMSLPVST
- the LOC137835490 gene encoding vacuolar sorting protein 18 isoform X2 — encoded protein: MDQGRQVFTVDLLERYAAKGHGVITCMAAGNDVIVIGTSRGWVIRHDFGLGNSSEIDLTVGRPGDQSIHRVFVDPGGSHCIATVVGPGGAETFYTHAKWNKPRILTKLKGLVVNAVAWNKQQITEVSTKEVILATENGQLHELYVDEKDKKEKYIKFLFELKEQPEAFMGLQMETASIINGTRYYVMAVTPTRLYSYTGFGSLEAVFLGYLDRTVHFMELPGDIPNSELHFFIKQRRAVHFAWLSGAGIYHGGLNFGGQQSGNENFVENKALLDYSKLSEGAEVVKPSSMALSEFHFLLLLGNKVKVVNRISENIIEELQFDQTSDSASKGIIGLCSDATAGLFYAYDQNSIFQVSINDEGRDMWKVYLDMNEYTAALANCRDPFQRDQVYLVQAEAAFSSRDYFRAASFYAKINYILSFEEVTLKFISAGEQDALRTFLLRKLDNLEKSDKCQITMISTWATELYLDKINRLLLEDDSASENSNLEYQSIIKEFRAFLSDSKDVLDETTTMKLLESYGRVEELVYFASLEGQYEIVVHHYIQQGESKKALEVLQKPAVPIDLQYKFAPDLIALDAYETVESWMATKNLNPRKLIPAMMRYSSEPHAKNETHEVIKYLEYCVHRLHNEDPGVHNLLLSLYAKQEDDSSLLRFLQCKFGKGPENGPEFFYDPKYALRLCLKEKRMRACVHIYSMMSMHEEAVALALQVDSELAMAEADKVEDDEDLRKKLWLMIAKHVVEQEKGTKRENIRKAIAFLKETDGLLKIEDILPFFPDFALIDDFKEAICSSLEDYNKQIEQLKEEMNDATRGADNIRNDISALAQRCTIIDRDGECGVCRRKILTVGREFGMGRGYTLVGQMAPFYIFPCGHAFHAQCLIAHVTRCTVDSQAEYILDLQKQLTLMGSETKRESNGTLSAEESIPSMSTVDKLRSQLDDAIASECPFCGDLMIREISLPFIHPEEERHLLLSWEIKPSAGNQNQRNMSLPVST